The window CTACACGATCCTCGTCGCGGGCGAGCAGACCGCCGGACGGTACTGCCTGATCGACATGCGGGTGCCTCCCGGTGGCGGCCCACCTCCGCACCGGCACGACTTCGAGGAGATGTTCACCGTCCTCGACGGCGCGGTGGAGTTCACCTTCCGGGGTGAGCGGATCGTCGCGCGGGCCGGAGAGACCGTCAACATCCCGGCGAACGCCCCGCACTTCTTCCGCAACTCCTCGGACGAGCCCGTGCGCATGCTCTGCATGTGCACCCCGGCGGGGCAGGACGAGTTCTTCCTGCGGGTCGGCGACCGGGTGGACGGCCCGACGACACCGGCGCCGAAGCTCGACGAGGCGCAGCGGAACGAGCGCGGGGAACGCGCCGGCAGGCTGGCGGCCGAGTACCGGACGGAGATGTTGATCCCCTGACCGGACCGATCCCCGACCGGGGGCGAATCGACCCGCCCGCCCCCGGCCGAGGCGTGGGTCAGTGCGACTTCTTGCGGAAGTTACGCTCGCACTGCCTGAGGTCGACCTTCACCTTCTGCCCCAGGTTGACGTTCACCGCCGTACGTTGCAGCACGGTGCCGTCCGGACGCTCGCAGGTCAGGATCCACGGCTCGCGGTAGAACCCGGTCTGGTTGGGTTGCACCCCGTTCGCCTGGTACGGCGGCACCGGCCGGTAGGACGGATTGACCGCCCAACTGAATTTGCCGTTCGACCTGCTGACGTTCAGGTCGGAGGTCAGCGTCGTACCGAACGCGGTCGGTCGGGTCGTTCCGTCCGACTGGGGGTACGGCTGGGTGTACATGTTGAACGACTTCGCGATCCGCAGTACCGCTCCCTTGGGCGCCCTGCCCTCGATCACCGCGTGCTGGTCCGGGTCGGCCGTTGCCTCCAACGCCTCGAACATGGCGAGCCGGTGCTCGGCGTACGCGTCCACGACCTGGGTCTGGAAGGTACGTTCCACGCCGCTGTCCGGGCAGGTCTCGGCGGTGAACGCCAGCCCCCGGGTGGCGAAGTAGGCCCAGTCGATCGCCTCGCCGGTGGTCTCGTAGTCGTGCGCGGAGTCCCGGGGGATGTAGTTCGGGCCGTAGCGCCGGGCCATCCTGGTCGCCAGGTCCTCGAAGCGGGCCACGTCCTGGGTCGGGCCCACCTCGAGTTGCAGCGGCGGGTAGAGCACCACCTGGATGCAGGTGTGCTGGGTGACGAACGTGGTCGCCTGCCGGGTGGACAGCAGCCACTCGATGTTCCTGGTCTCCGGTTCGGACCACGGTGCCGCGCCCCCGGTGGAGATCGGCAGCCACCCGAAGCCGTAGTTGCGGTTCATGTCGACGTTCGTGTCGGTCTGCCGGCGGTTGCGGGTGAAGCCGTCCACGTTGACGATCGGGACCACCACGAGCCGGGCGCGGTTGAGCAGCGAGGAGACGTACCGGTCGCCGCGGGCGGCGCGCTGCACCAGGTCGGTCGCGTACTCCATGACGAGTTCGCCGCTGGGCCACTCGTTGCCGTGGTGCATCCCGACGGTGACGAAGACCGGCTTTCCGTCGTTGGCCCGGACGTCGCGGGAGATCTCGATGCCGCGGACGAGCCGGCCGGTGGAGGTCGGGTACGGCAGGGTCAGCGGCTTGACCAGCTTCGGGTGCTCGCGGACCAGCGTCTGCATGTCCCGCTCGTAGTCGTCCAGTGTGCGGTAGGTGGTGTTACCGCTCGGCAGTTGGGTGACCTGACCGGACGGCGGCGATCCGGCGGGTGCCGTACCGGACGATGCTGATGCCGGGGCGGCGAACCCGGTCACGGCGAGACAGGCGGCGGCCGAGGCCGACACCGCCCCCCGCCAGACACCACGACCGCTCTTGGTGAACCACATAACGTTGTCCCTTCCGGAGCACGGTACGGACTCGGGGCGCGGGACCGACCGTGGTCAACCTCCGTCCGGGGGCGGTCGGGGTGGTGCGGCATCCCGCGTTCCGCTGCGCCAGCGGCAAGATCCATTGACGGTATCGATCAACGTATGTGCCGGTCAAGGGTCGGACCCGGGTGGCCGTCGATCGGTGAGCCCCACGCGTATCCGGGCCGATTCGACACCGGGTGCGTGGTGAGTGCCCGTACGGGCGAGGGGCGTCAGCGGGTGACGGCGTGCGCCAGCGGCAGTGGGGTCGACTGACCGTCCCAGACACCGGTGAGGGTGGCGCCGATCGGCCGGTCTCCGCCGTCGAGGCGACGCACGACGGTCAACTGCACCCGGTCGGTTGTGATGACCGTGGCGTAGTCCTCGTCCGTCACCACCAGGGACGGCCCGTCCGCGACGGGGACCTCGGCGCCGGGTGTGCCGCTGCCGACGACGACCGCGCTGGGGTCGCGCCGTTCGAGCCGGCCGTCGACCTCGAAGAACTCGTCCGCCTGACCGCCGCCGGTGAAGATGGCGTGCGCCAGCGCCGCGACGTAGACCGGATCACCGCACGCGTCGTACACCCAGCGCCGGCCGAGGACCGAGTGCTCGGTGGTACCGACCAGCCACCGCTCGCCGCCGTCCAGTGGCGCGTCGCGGTACGTGAGCGGAACCTGGTGTACCGCCGAGTCGCCGGTGCTCACCAGCATCGTCTCGATCCCGACCGCACCCGCCGGATCGTCGAACCGGTACGCCGCCACCCGTACGACGTCGTCATCCGTCGACCCCTCGTACCACCGGCGGTCCGGCAGCCATGCGGCCAGGAGTTCGAGCTTCGTGGGGTGCAGTTCCGCCCGGTGCAGCAACGCCATGATCCGAATCGTAGGGCAGGTCCGGGCCGCGTGCACCAACCCACCGGAGGGTGGGCCGGGTGACCACCCTCACCGCGTTGCCGGCCGGTGCGGGGCGTCGCCCGGTGTGGATCGGGTCGGATACTGCAGGAGACACCGTGGCGGCGCTGTCGTGTGCGGCTGGCGGTGATCGACGCGTACGGACGGGTCGGAAGCGGGGGCACGATGAAGATCGTCATTCCGGGCGGCACCGGGCATCTGGGACTCCTGCTCGCCGGCGCCCTCGGCGCCGCGGGGCACCAGGTGGTCGTCCTCAGTCGGCGCGGGGACACGCGAGTGCCCGGAGCGCGCACGGTGTCCTGGGACGGACGGACCGCGGGGGCGTGGACCGCCGAGGTCGACGGGGCCGACGCGGTGATCAACCTCGCCGGGCGGAGCGTGAGCTGCCGGTACACCGAACCGAACCTGCGGGAGATGATGGCGTCGAGGGTCGACTCCGCCGCCATCGTCGGTACGGCGATCGCCCGGTCGGCCGAGCCGCCGAGAGTGTGGCTGCAGATGAGCACCGCCACCATCTACGCACACACCTACGACCGGGCCAACGACGAGGAAACGGGTGTCATCGGCGGTACGGAGAACGACGTACCGGCGTACTGGGCCTTCAGCGTCGACATCGCACGGCGGTGGGAAGGTGCACAGCTCGACGCGCCGACCCCGGACACCCGCAGGGTCGCGCTGCGTACGAGCATCGTGATGGCGCCCGGCCGGGGCGGAGCGTTCGACATGCTGTGGCGGATGACCCGCCTGGGCCTCGGCGGCCCGGTCGCCGGCGGCCGGCAGTACATGTCCTGGATCCACGACCGGGACTTCGTGCGGGCGGTCGAGTTCCTCCTGACCCACGACGAGGTCGCGGGGCCGGTCAACCTGGCCTCACCCAACCCGCTGCCGTACCGCGCGTTCATGGCCGGCCTCCGACACGCCACGGGCGTACGGGTGGGGCTGCCCGCCACCCGGTGGATGGCCGAACTCGGCGCGTACGTGCTGCGTACCGACACCGAGCTGCTGCTGAAGAGCCGACGTGCCGTCCCGACGCGGCTGCTCGACGCGGGCTTCACGTTCGAGCACCCCGAGTGGCCCGACGCCGCCCGCGACCTGGTCGGCCGCAGCCGAGCGGGCGGGGGCGGCTGAGGGGCCGCCCCGGCCGCCACCATCGGGGCGCCGGCGGCGGTCACCGGCCGACGTGGTGCAGTTTGGTACGGATCGTCTCGGCGTCGTGGTGGCCGAGCTGGTCGAGGATCGTCAGCGCCCGCTGCCAGGCGAGACGGGTTCCGGCGAGGTCACCGGCGGCGTGCCGGGCGTCGCCGAGATGGGTCAGCACGATCGTCTCGTCGTAGCGGATGCTGAGCTGCCGGACCAGGTCCAGGGCCCGGTGGTAGCAGTCGGTTGCCCGGTCGAAGTCGCCGAGTCTGGTGTAGACGTGGCCGAGACTGTCCCACGCCTGGGTGACGCCGCGCCGGTCACCGGTCTCCTCGTGCAGGGCGAGCGACCGTCGGCAGCAGTCGAGCGCCTGCCGGTGGTCGCCGAGATGGGTCAGGTACCACCCGATGGCGTTGAGCCCGTCGGCCTGCCCCGCCCGGTTGCCGGTGGCCCGATAGAGCGCACTCGCCTGCCGCGCGTGCGGAAGCGCCTCCGCGTAGCGGCCCTGCCGGTCCATCGCCCAGGCGAGGTTGAGGTGGGTGTGGGCCTGGCCGGTCAGGTCGCCGGTCCGCTCGAACAGCTCCAGGGCGTGCCGGAAGTGGGTGAGGGCCGGGCCGGACCGGCCCAGTTTCGCGTGGGCGCGGGCAAGGCCCCAGTGGGCGTGGGCCTGACCGGACTCGTCGGCGAGCCGCCGGGCGGCAGCCATCGCGATCCGCTGGACCCCGATCAGCTCGTGCCAGTAACCGTGGATGTCGAAGTAGTCGAACAGGATCCACGCCAGCCGCCAACTGTGCCCGTCGAAGCCGGTACGGGCCGCCTGCTCGACCATGGCGAGCAGGACCGGCTTCTCGGCGGCGTACCAGGCGAGCGCCGGTGCGTACTCGGTGAACGGTTCCGGGGTGGTGCCGGGGTGCGGTACGGAACGGATGATCGGATCCCGGTGCGGATCCAGCAGCCGGGCGGTGGTGTCGCCGGTGTGCAGGTAGTGGTCGAACATCCGGCGCTGGGTGTCGACGCGCTCGGGCGCACCGTCGCGGGTCCCCGCCAGTTCCCCCGCGTACGCGCGGAGCAGGTCGTGGCAGGCGTACCGGCCGGGTGCGTGTTCGGCCAGCAGGTGCGTACGGGTCAGCTCGGCCAGCAGCGGCCGGACGCGCGCCGGCGGGAGCCCGGTGAGGCTGGCCACGGCAGGCTCGGCGATGTCCGGTCCGGGATGCAGACCGAGCAGCCGGAACAGCCGGGCCGCCCCGACGCTGAGGGTCCGGTAGGACCAGGAGAAGACGGTTCTGATGTCGGTCGCCGGGTCGCCACCGTCGAACGGGTCCAGGTCGGGGTCCGGGCCGTCCGCGGCCCGGTGCAGCTCGGCGGCGAGCGCGGCGAGTGGGAAGGCGGGCCGGATGGCGGCCCGCGCGGCGACGATGGCCAGCGCGAGCGGGAGCCGGGCCGACCGGGTGATGATGTCGTCGACCGTGCCCGGCTCGGCGGCGACCCGGTCCGCGCCGACCCGCCGGACCAGCAGGTCCCGCGCTTCCTCGGCGGTCAGCAGGTCGAGGATCAGCGCCTCGGCGCCCTCGCTCGCGATCAGTGGGGTGAGCTCGTCACGGCTGGTCACCAGCACCAGACAGCCGGGTGCGGCGGGCAGCAGCGGACGGACCTGCTCGACGTCGCGTGCGTTGTCGAGCAGCACCAGGACCCGCCTGCCGGCCAGCACGCTGCGGTAGAGCGCGGCCTGGGCGGCCAGGTCGGCGGGGATCCGCCGCGCCGGCACCCCCAACGCGTCCAGGAAGCCGCGGATCGCGGTCGCCGGGGGCAGCGAGGCACCGTCGGCCTCGAATCCGCGCAGGTTGACGTACAACTGTCCGTCGGGAAACCGGTCGGCCACCCGGTGCGCCCAGTGCACGGCGAAGGCGGTCTTACCGACCCCCGGGGTACCGGAGACCACGGCGATGACCGTCGTGGCCGATCCGGTCGCTCCGGGGGAAGCCGGTGGTGACGCCGCCGTTGTGAGCAGCCCGTCGAGCCGTGCCAGCTCGTGGTGGCGCCCGGCGAAGCCCCGTACGGGCACCGGAAGCTGTGCCGGCACCGGAACGGCGACCGGGGCGGGACCCGGCACCACTGTCGTCACCGGCGGGTCGAGGTCGGCGTCCTGCCGCAGGATCGCGGCTTCCAGGTCCCGCAGCGCCCGGCTCGGGTCGACCCCCAGGTCCTCGGCGAGCGTGGCGCGCAACCGCTGGTAGGCCGCCAGTGCCTCGGCCTGGCGCCCGCTGCGGTAGAGGGCCAGCATCAACCGGTGGTGGAGCTGCTCGTGGTACGGATGCTGCCGCGTCAGCCGCTCCAACTCCGGTACGAGCAGCGCGTGCTCACCCAGCGCCAGGCGTACGTCGACCATGTCCCGGATCGCCACCAGTTCGATCCGCGCCAGGCGGTCGGCCTGCTCGTCCAACCAGGTCAGACCGGTGACGTCGGCCAGCGGGCGGCCCCGCCACAGGGCGAGTGCCGCGCGCAGCCGGGAGGCGTTACCGGCCGGGTCCCGGTTGTCACCGCTCTCGCGGATGAGGCGCTCGGCGGTCTGCACGTCGGTGACCTCTCCCGGCAGGTCCAGCAGGTAACCGTGGGGGCGCACCGCGATCGCCTGCCGTACGCCGAGTTCGTCGCGCAGGTAGGACACGTGCCGTTGCAGGGAGTTCGACGCGGTCGAGGGGGGTTTGCCGTCCCAGACGATGTCGATGAGCCGGTCGCTGCTCACCGGCTGACCGGCGTGCAGGGCGAGGGCGGCGAGCAGGGCCTTGCGCCGTAGGCCGGGCACGGGCCGGACAACGCCGCCCACGGTCACGTCGACCGGTCCGAGAAGCCGTACCTGAATCGTGGCCACCCCCAAGAACCGGGCCGGACCCACACGCTACCGACCCGCCGCCGGCCGCCGGGGAGTCCGTCGTGGACCGGACACCCCCTTCCGGTACGACGTCAGCCCGCCTCAGCGCGTGTCAGCCCCGCCTCAGAACGGCCTGCCAGGGTGCCATCACCGCAGGCGGTCATGGTGCTGCCGCGATGGGCCGAGCCCCGGCCCGCCCGACGTCCGGCGTGCCACGCCGGACGGTTTCTCGATCGAGGGGACAACCAAGGGTCATGATCAAGTCCAGGGTTCTTCGTACGATGTCGACTGTCGTGGTGACGGCTGCGGTGCTCGCCGTCGCCACCGTCACCGGTGGTGCGGCTCCCGCGTTCGCGGCCACCGCCACCTTGTCGATCTTCACCGGGTGTCAGACCGACGACGGCCGTTACTACGACTACGTGCTCAGGGTGCAGGGCACCACCCGTTACTACCCGGACGGGATGCGGGTCGATGTCCGCCTCTGGGGCGACGACGAGTGGTCCGACGACCTCCTCGGCGGGCCGTACTCCAGCTATTCCGAGTCGAGCGGGTCCTTCTCCACCGCGGTCTGCATGAACAGCAGCACCCTCAACGAGGACATCGGCCAGGACGAGATCTACGCCGGGGTCCGGGTGTACGACCATGCCGGTGTGCAGCGGGAGACCGCCGAGACGAACCGGATCCACAACTACTTCTGATCACCCGCGGGCGGTGCACCACGACGTCCGCGTTTCGGGCCGACGTCAGCGCCGCCTCAGGCCCGGCGGCCATTGTCGTCGCAGCGACCGGGCGCCGCCCGGTCCCGAGCAGAGGGAGGAAACAATGGTACGGAACCGAAGAGCGCGACTGCTCGCGTTGGGCGTAGCCGTGGCGGTGCTGCTGTCGGCGCCGGGATCGGCATTCGCCGAGGACAACCAGCCCGGGCCACCGAAGGCGACCGACTGTGCGGTCGAGAACACCGACGACAAGGGCAACGTCACCGTCACCTACGTCCCCGAGGGCACCACGTTCGGGCTGTTCCACTGCCGGGGCGGAGACTGGCACTTCGGGTGGTACCCGTTCGACTCCGAGGTGCAGGCCGTCGCCGAGGTGATCACCGTGGACCCCAAGGGCGTGGCCAGCGTCGACGAGGCGGTGATCGACGGACGCGCGGGGGACATCAGGGCAGGGGAGATCAAGTACATCCTCGACGCGGCCGGGGTTCCCGACCCGGTGTCGCCGGACCAGGCAGTGGTCTTCTCCGAAGACGGCAAGGAGCTCTACACCGCACGGGACCTGACCGAGAAGACGACCATCGGTGACCTCGCGGTGAAGGCCGGCACCGAGGCACCCACGGTGGAGTTCTCGAATCGGAAGAGGCCGAGGATCACGATCACCATCAAGTGCAAGCTGTTCCCGCCGTGGTGCTCGATCACCATCCGGTGGTGACGCTCGCCGAAGGGGTGGCGCGAGGCCGACCGGAATAGCGGGACGCGCACGGTCGGGGGGCTCGGTACGCGCGGGCGACCGGCCAGGGAA of the Micromonospora sp. NBC_01796 genome contains:
- a CDS encoding cupin domain-containing protein, which translates into the protein MADSVIPPDDPARALVHARPDDPALPHVAVAGGTYTILVAGEQTAGRYCLIDMRVPPGGGPPPHRHDFEEMFTVLDGAVEFTFRGERIVARAGETVNIPANAPHFFRNSSDEPVRMLCMCTPAGQDEFFLRVGDRVDGPTTPAPKLDEAQRNERGERAGRLAAEYRTEMLIP
- a CDS encoding M14 family zinc carboxypeptidase, producing MWFTKSGRGVWRGAVSASAAACLAVTGFAAPASASSGTAPAGSPPSGQVTQLPSGNTTYRTLDDYERDMQTLVREHPKLVKPLTLPYPTSTGRLVRGIEISRDVRANDGKPVFVTVGMHHGNEWPSGELVMEYATDLVQRAARGDRYVSSLLNRARLVVVPIVNVDGFTRNRRQTDTNVDMNRNYGFGWLPISTGGAAPWSEPETRNIEWLLSTRQATTFVTQHTCIQVVLYPPLQLEVGPTQDVARFEDLATRMARRYGPNYIPRDSAHDYETTGEAIDWAYFATRGLAFTAETCPDSGVERTFQTQVVDAYAEHRLAMFEALEATADPDQHAVIEGRAPKGAVLRIAKSFNMYTQPYPQSDGTTRPTAFGTTLTSDLNVSRSNGKFSWAVNPSYRPVPPYQANGVQPNQTGFYREPWILTCERPDGTVLQRTAVNVNLGQKVKVDLRQCERNFRKKSH
- a CDS encoding CG0192-related protein; the protein is MALLHRAELHPTKLELLAAWLPDRRWYEGSTDDDVVRVAAYRFDDPAGAVGIETMLVSTGDSAVHQVPLTYRDAPLDGGERWLVGTTEHSVLGRRWVYDACGDPVYVAALAHAIFTGGGQADEFFEVDGRLERRDPSAVVVGSGTPGAEVPVADGPSLVVTDEDYATVITTDRVQLTVVRRLDGGDRPIGATLTGVWDGQSTPLPLAHAVTR
- a CDS encoding epimerase; protein product: MKIVIPGGTGHLGLLLAGALGAAGHQVVVLSRRGDTRVPGARTVSWDGRTAGAWTAEVDGADAVINLAGRSVSCRYTEPNLREMMASRVDSAAIVGTAIARSAEPPRVWLQMSTATIYAHTYDRANDEETGVIGGTENDVPAYWAFSVDIARRWEGAQLDAPTPDTRRVALRTSIVMAPGRGGAFDMLWRMTRLGLGGPVAGGRQYMSWIHDRDFVRAVEFLLTHDEVAGPVNLASPNPLPYRAFMAGLRHATGVRVGLPATRWMAELGAYVLRTDTELLLKSRRAVPTRLLDAGFTFEHPEWPDAARDLVGRSRAGGGG
- a CDS encoding AfsR/SARP family transcriptional regulator; its protein translation is MATIQVRLLGPVDVTVGGVVRPVPGLRRKALLAALALHAGQPVSSDRLIDIVWDGKPPSTASNSLQRHVSYLRDELGVRQAIAVRPHGYLLDLPGEVTDVQTAERLIRESGDNRDPAGNASRLRAALALWRGRPLADVTGLTWLDEQADRLARIELVAIRDMVDVRLALGEHALLVPELERLTRQHPYHEQLHHRLMLALYRSGRQAEALAAYQRLRATLAEDLGVDPSRALRDLEAAILRQDADLDPPVTTVVPGPAPVAVPVPAQLPVPVRGFAGRHHELARLDGLLTTAASPPASPGATGSATTVIAVVSGTPGVGKTAFAVHWAHRVADRFPDGQLYVNLRGFEADGASLPPATAIRGFLDALGVPARRIPADLAAQAALYRSVLAGRRVLVLLDNARDVEQVRPLLPAAPGCLVLVTSRDELTPLIASEGAEALILDLLTAEEARDLLVRRVGADRVAAEPGTVDDIITRSARLPLALAIVAARAAIRPAFPLAALAAELHRAADGPDPDLDPFDGGDPATDIRTVFSWSYRTLSVGAARLFRLLGLHPGPDIAEPAVASLTGLPPARVRPLLAELTRTHLLAEHAPGRYACHDLLRAYAGELAGTRDGAPERVDTQRRMFDHYLHTGDTTARLLDPHRDPIIRSVPHPGTTPEPFTEYAPALAWYAAEKPVLLAMVEQAARTGFDGHSWRLAWILFDYFDIHGYWHELIGVQRIAMAAARRLADESGQAHAHWGLARAHAKLGRSGPALTHFRHALELFERTGDLTGQAHTHLNLAWAMDRQGRYAEALPHARQASALYRATGNRAGQADGLNAIGWYLTHLGDHRQALDCCRRSLALHEETGDRRGVTQAWDSLGHVYTRLGDFDRATDCYHRALDLVRQLSIRYDETIVLTHLGDARHAAGDLAGTRLAWQRALTILDQLGHHDAETIRTKLHHVGR